ATTTGTTTCTGCAACTTTTATGCAATGTTGCCATAGAACGGTGACTAACTTTTAATAAAAGAAACAATCAATCTTTTCGCTACACCACCTACGCTACATCTCCATTGGAAATGGTATTACTAGGTATTTAGGTACCCAGTCAGTTGTCTACACTCACtagacagctttttttttttttttttgtgactgaaaaaaaatgttcacctCTCCGACAGCTTGCGCAGGGTCAAGATTGCAGTTTTCGACGGTTTGCAGTGCTGGAGTTTTCCACGCCAGAGATGGCTGAAGAAGTGCAGCGCCACACTGATGGAAGAGCTTTGGGTGGCACTCACATACGGGTGTCTTTCTGTGCCCCAGGACCACCGGGAAGGAGCATGCTAGCTGCCCTCATTGCTGCCCAGACCATGGTAAACCCCCCTCCCATTCTTCAGTGTGTTCTTAAGTGAGTTCCATGCATCACTTCATATGCGCTGACAGTTTCATTAGGGCAATATGATTCACAGATGCATTGCAATGAAAAATCGTTTGAGAAGGCATTGATTTGCAAAAATTCATAAGAAATGTAATAGCTTATGCAGTGTATTAATGCATATGCAATGCAAAATTCATGTCACAGTCAATAAGAATATCTTTCCAAGGCAAAAGTTGACTGTCCGTTATGATGCTCTCTGCTACCATATGCCTTAAAAGATGTTTTGAAATGCTTCGTTAACTTGACTAACACTCAAAATCATATTGAACGTTTCCACTCGGGATCTAAAGAAACACCAGCCAGTTCTTGTTTCTGTCAGCTCCAAACAGAAAACCCTTGAGCAAATTTCAGAGCTTCTGGATTTCGGAAAGGGTAACATGACTTGGTAGGGTAACATCTAGTGTGTTTTATTGCAGAAGATTTGCACCTCTGTTGACAAAAtgatgcatcgagaatcgtttTGTAATAGCATCGTGATTTCTTGAATCAGTTTAAATTTGAATTCATTTGTTTCTACAGGCCCTGAACAGAGGGAAAGGTCTCCTCCCTGAGCCCAATGCCATGCAGATCCTTACTGGCTTAAATAACCCTGCAACACTCAAGATGCTGATGGCGTCTCTTATTCCAGGACATAAACAAGGTGCTTTCTCCTATCATTTTTTTATGATGCTGTTTTGTGTTTTCTTAGTCCCTGCCCAGATTAGTTTTCATTCTTACCCTGTCACTGGTATAGTGTGTTCCAATAGGATTGCGGAAGTaatcaattgtacagagtagttatcagagttaccgtagcctttgtcagctcgaacaaatctggccattctctgttgacctcatcaGCGTGgcttttccatctgcagaactgctgttcactggatgttttttgtttttggcaccattctgagtaaactagagactgttgtgtgtgaaaatcccaggaaatcagcagttacagaaatactcaaaccagcccgtctggcaccaacaatcatgacacggtccaaatcactgagatcaaattttttacccattctaatggttgatgtgaacattaactaaagctctcaacccgtatctgcatgattttctgcattgcactgctgccacatgattggctgattagataatcgcatgaataagtaggtgtacagttgtacctaataaagtgctctgtgagtgtatttgtatattggaatattttgcaataaacggtCATTCTAGGGCTGAGCgacatggcaaaaaaataaaatcacttttttttttttttatcaaactcaTGGACGATACACGATTTACAATTAAAATTCTTTTcatcttttaaatgtactccaacatgatttaaattgcatgttctttattagaatgcaaggaaacctggttagagaaatccaatttgttttaattataggaaacaaaggtgtgcaagaaaaatatacaaatgcacaaagtgcaccacagggggaagttgtcaatatagtgttaatgtaaaataaataaaaatctaatacatccacatgttcagaaataatagaataaaataagaaaactgcaaaataattcttagccagtgtaggtattaatTATATCTAAACGAAGTCtgtctagaaagttatctagaaatcaatatctataaataatCAAGTTTATctaaagtactcattgtatatcaaaccatttgtgtgtatattcataaacccctgcagatagagatgtGCCCTCTAGTGGATTACGTTGAGCAGCACAGCAAAATGAAATACTTTATCATTGCATCAactcgcaaagtttgtcaaaatattTGCTTGCCATaggttggctatagatgcagtacacttgaaacatgtcacagaacaaagcagtAGATcgtgatctatctgaatcatcatcatcatcatcatggtaAAAGTAGCAggggatgtttgattctcccatatatagcctctccatgatttgaaatgaagtgccCATAACTGTCACATAATTAACACTTCATGGGTAAAAAGACCATTCATCAACATACGCATGCTGAGGCCAGATATTGTCTTAAGCCGGTGTATtcatgcatgatggacgaagttGAGCTACAATCATACTGTGTACAactgggaatattaccgctgtctttttatatcagtctccgtgttgttaacctgtcacattCATTTGGAGTACGCACatacgtgcagctgatcagatcagaAGTGGCATTAAGACAAGGGctgtgatttctttttctcttccttattcaaccTTTGGTGGGTTCACAATGTATCTAACTATAGTGTTTGCAATGTTatgcaaaatcttgatttttctattaaaaaaaaaagtgaaaatcgtGTTGAAACACAAATTCGAATTAATCgaaaaaatctgaaaaactgCCCAGCACCAAGGCATTCTAAgtataaatattatgaaataaCTAAATATTAAGTCTATAGTTTTATGCTGTACCTTTATCAATTAcaccattcgcaatgcttcactGTAGTTCATTCCCCTACAAAAGAATTGAAGTATACAATTTTGTCTTCTGATTTCATATAGTTTTGCTTCAAATGAAAGTTTCTAATGTTATTCATCTTCAagcttgttttgttttaatgctGCTGAAAGTGTGTCTCACTGTTGCTCTGTTGAATGACACTCTTCTGTCAATACACAGGCCTTCTGGGAGCTGCACCTGCAGTACCTCTGCTGGCTAACCCTGCCCTCTCTGCTGCCCTGATGCAGCTGCTGCTCCAAAACCAAGTCCAGCAGGTACTAATCCTCTCACCTTTCCCTTCAACACCCGCCAATATCCCAGCTGCATGCGTTCTAGCTCTcacttttttttcctccattCCTAGCAAGCTCTTTTAGGGAACCCTCTTCTCTGGGCACAGGTTCTGCACAGCAAAGAGTACAATCTCCTCCCCTGTGTGAGTGGTTACTCTGTGTGGGTGTGAGGTGGTTGTGGTGTGTGCTCTGTGTTAGCACTGATATTTGACCAAATATTTCATTACGTGATTGGTCAGAATATTTTGCTTTGGATTTCTGTTTACACCCCCTTTTTCATTTTAAGTCTAaagtgttgttgttgtggtggttttttttttattttattttattttatttttttatgtcatgcTAATGTATGGTCCCTCTACAGGCTGGATTGCTGAGTGAAAACCCTCTGGCCTCACTTCCTCTCCAGCAAGGCATTAACATGTTGGGAGAGTTTCCTCAAGGTAAaggctgttttttatttatttattttttataaatgtcctATATATTGTGAACATTTTCTTCATTGTTACTAGCTgcatttccatccaactattttaatgcgcataagaaatcctgaatggaaacgcttgatgcGAATAaactcaaaatttgcataaaatttaatgcgctagaggaggtggattttctagagtttcgcattagttaaaatgtgcattaaagtgatggaaatgGCTTATTCGCATGAACGAGGACATGTCATGTCCTTTTGTATAGGGCGATGGCAATGCGCTCACCGATTGGTATAGGTGTGCGAGAGCTTGACGTGACTGGCTCCACGAAAGGCCCGaccatggcacacaattcttcagaCATAGTCCTGGTTAGTCAATAGTGCTTCACCCACAGATCATCATTAAAGTGGGTCCACACAATCCACCAGGACTGTTTTGAGCGCGGGTGCTCCCAGGTATTTGGAGGCTGTCGGGGAATGGGAATAGCCATTTGAGCCCTCATTATGTGAGCTAATGCACTTATTCTGCgacgtctcctggcagcatttaataacataatttacaATTGCTTTATTACACCAAATGCAACTTCCCCGAAGCAAAGAGGTCGTTCAGCTGCTTCATGACCAAAAAGCGGGGTCCCTCAAGATAATGGGCATTTACAGTTTATGGAAACGTGCAATGCTTAGCATTTTTAGTCGAATTTTCAGAAATAcgcattaaaaatgcaaaacattttaatggaAACTTGGCTCCTTTCTTGGCAGGTGTGTAGTATCTGAAATATCGGGGACAGGGCCATAATAAtcatatacttttaaaatattgattattgattgttCTTTTTTGCTTTTCTGCTGTTCAACTAAAATAATTGTAACCGGCCAAATAAAACGAGGACTTTAAGACCGATGCTTGAGCAGAATGTGGTAATCCTTCTGTGACTAGTTGCCTTTCAGCAAGGTAGATGTTCTGCCActtcattaatattcataagcaaAGCTGATAAGTGCTGCCCCTCCCCCCATATAGTGAATATACGTTTTCTTCTACTGCTATAAAAAATTTCATTAGCTAAGGAGCATTGCTTTTGTGAGTACTTGAGTGCTCTGATTTGTCATATTAAAGATTGTTGTACAACAGGTAATTGTTTAAATCTATTCCAATTCGAGCTACTGGTACAGACACCTGACATTCAAATGAAAATCTGCCTcggcaaaaaaatatttaaggagTGGAAACTTTTGGGgattaatgtgatgttttaaattaatttcattcaGGAGGTGTTGCTCAAAGTTTGGGCTTGCAGAATGAGCCTCTTGGCCCCGTCAAGCAACCATCCCTGGGCCGACCATTAGGCAGAGAAACGGACACCCCAACCACCCCGATCGGCTTTCCCCCAACATCATCTTCTGCACTGCAAGGAATGAGCATGTCCCTACTGGGTGGCATGTTAGGACCAGATGGGCCGACTCTTTCAGGGGTGAGTTATTTATGGCGGTTCTTTTCTAGCTCTCCttggcaagtttttttttttttttttttttttttggggggggggggtgtcatgtAAGGTACATTAGCTGGGTTTGATTAGCCAGTTGATAATTGCTTTAATTTGATTTTGCCGGTGATGTCAAATTAAACAACAatgagtgtttacatgcacatcaatatgctaataactaccaaaaataagcatattacacttttttttttgtttgtttttaaatcagaCAACACAAGTGTTCACATGagatttaaaatcaaattattctctgctttttacTTCAAAAAGTATACAGTCATGCACATGACATTAtagcacattggataagccagtaagaagaATGCTGATTAAAGGTGTTACAAtacgaaatcggggtaatgggcaaaaatctatttgTGCTGATCGGTTTATACTTGTACCGTTTATGAACTTACCCTGATAAAAGAACACTGTTTAATGCATTAACATGACTTTACATGTTGTTGGATTATTAAGCGTAATTGATTGGCTTTTGATCAATGCCATTTTCATGTATCTGTAAACGAtaggatttttgttgttgttatcagATATAAGTAGGGCTGCTCGTtgtacaatagtctttgtctttcaaaatatttctcaacacaacattAGTAAAGTGTGAGGCAAGGTAAATTAAGGTGGGTCGCACACCAGATGTGTCTGGCGGACAACATAGcacattctaaaatttgaaaccatTATTTTTGATGAAGGTGCGAATGTACAAACTGTGGGCTTGCCGTTTTTGGAGGCTGTTAAAAATTCTGCAGCGCTACAGAGCTCAactcatagttttccattaaattcgaccaaaatcattatcaaaggacatagattatttacttttgtcattactggatgatatattgtatcTTTTagagagcctacacaatgtattttcatttgcGAATTTGACTTATTCAGTGCTACATACTGGGAAATTGCATAAACTTTGCCATCGTTCAGTTTGTAGTTACACAAGTtttatacactaacctgcaaactcaatgtcactttgtgaattcttgaagtacaaaacccttcataactttggactgccaacATCTCGTAATGTGTGATACCTGCGCCTTGTTCATGTCGCgaccagcttcagtaaatgttgtCGCCCCCTTGTAGTCTCCTAAAGCTATTATGTAAGACtacattgaatggaatgcaactggcagtgaattgaaagcacacaaattaggctaaATTTAAATGTTGATATTGATGCCTCATGAATCAAAATAATGTGCAGATCATTAAACAATGTTTTGACATCCCTAATAATGAATATGAataattgcatgtaaacacatttaatatATTAGTTAAATTTCCTAAAGACATGGAGTTGGACTAGTTGCGTCATCCTTTCTTGGCTCTCAACTAGTGCATGTAAAAACTGCATTAGAGCTGCCAAAATACCATTCATCTCCGTGACTCACTTTGAACATTTAAAGTTCTAGTTTCACAACTTATTAAATTCGTTTCATCACCTGTGTTgcttttattaatgtattaaaaatatttggatgtaaatatttttattgttttttactttaatttattgCCCTTTAAATCCATTACAGAGAAAATTCAAATATTAAATTGTCAAAGGTGAAAGTATCTTTtacaatctgtttttttttaaaaaaattttatttatatgtatatactgtatgtatatgtatatttttatatatactcaGACACAGTGGTTTGTTTATATTCAGAActtgttgattattattatttctgcaaAGGTATCCATATTGGGTGAGCCTCCTAAAGAAGTACCCCAGAACCCTTTTCTCAGTGCTCCTAGCATATTCCCATCTTCAGGTAAGTCTACCTGTCgtcttttgtttatttgtttgttttttcactttaCAAGTGCAAAGTCATGTTGCATTGCCTAAATCGAAATCTTTTAAGGTGCCAGCACAAGGTCCCACCCCTACAGGAAGAGGACAGCAGTAGGCAGCACATCTAACCAACGCTCAAACAACAGCATCCACCAAAACTATAGCCTGCGCTACCAAGAGTCTTACACACCAGAGTTTCCACCTTTGCACCAGGTTAGTTCATGTGTTTTAACCACAAACTCAACTAATTAACTGCTTCACTGACCCATACTGCCTGGATGTTTTGTAACTGTTTTGCACTTCATTTAAAGGACCCCTTGGCTCACTTATATGAGCGACAGGAGGCTTTAGAAAATGCAGCGCTTTCCAGCTATGGAGAGCAGGTATGACATTCCAGCATTGCCACTACCAGATTCTGTCCAAACATCGGAcacatgtaaaataataattgtctCTTTCTCTCAAGCAGTCCAGACTTGCAGGCTTCAGTGATTCAGGGTCTCCTTTCAGCTATCCACCCAGCCCTCCTCAGTCCTCTTACTTCAGTTTTGGAGTCCCTATGAGCATCCCCTCCACCCAGCTCAATAaggtacatttactttttatctaTCTGTGATATTGTGTCGTCTCCTAATGTTATTCAGCCTCGGAAGGCAAGCCAAATGTCCAGGAGTCAGGTTGCAAGGAGGTTTGTTTTACAAGCTTTTACACTGGCCATTTCAAAGGAAGTATTAGTTGCAAAGTTTGTAAGGATAATAGCATCAAAGTTTTGAAAGCTATTCAAAAAATTATCAGGCAGTTAACAGCAAGTAGCGCAAGCATCACTCTATATTTTgcctttatgtttttctttttctcatgccatcccatgaatgagtttcttctgcagagcacaattgaagatttttagaagaatatttcatctcagtaggtcctcacaatgcaagagaatgggtatcagaattttgaagctccaaaaagcacaaaggcagcataaaagtattctttAAGAATCCTGTAaataaatctatgtcttcagaagcgatataggtgtgggtgagaaacagatcaatatttaagacatatttaatatatttaaatatttattttttattttttattaaccataaattctactccctgacaagaagtgaaaaaaatgaaagtggagatttctagcaaaaatgacttttaaatattgatctatttctcacccacacttatatcacttctgaagactagattaagccactggagttgtatggattacttttatgctgacttggctttttggagtttcagagttttggtcacttgcattgtttggagccacagaactgaaatattcttctaaaaatatttgtgttcttcagaagaaagcaagccatactcatctgggatggcatgagggggagtaaatgatgagacaattttcagttttgggtgaaccttCCCATTAAGAGATGAACATTCAACCCAGTGTGgaccttttatttattatttttttttcagagaatttatttttttttaggccCAGAACTGCCTTTTTAATTCAATAGTGTCTTTTGAACCGTTGGGCCAAATGGTTCTGAGCACAGTGAGTAATGGTTCcggtagcatttccacttgagcacggttcgaTACGATATGATTACAAACCATTCCTGGCCCAGATTTCTCTGCATGGTTGGCTTACTGTACTTAACTGTGCTGTTGGAGCGCCTTTTTAGTATGTGGTGAATcatgattggtcacttgctcaatcagtccattctaatcctgatttcccAGCACCATtatggaaaaagaaactgtaaccatGCCAACAAGCCTAGATCAGTAGGAACAGTAATGAGGACCTTTTGGCCAGATTGTAGAAAAGCGGCAAGTAAAAAAAGTTCAGAATGGTTCCAGTTTTTATGAAAAAGGGGTAAATCTGGACTAGACTTAACGGTGACAAGTATAAAAATGATGTATTTAACACTGCACATTGATTTTAGCTGTTTAAAGGAACAAGACTTGTTTGGGTCACAGAATTGGCCACAAGCCCAAGGATCACTTATCTGGATCCATTTCAAAACTCTTGATTCCATTTTCAGCAATTATCAGAAGCGTGTCATCTTTCGGACGCTCCTATTAGTGCACAATGACCATCCTTTTACAGTTTTATTCGCATTGATGAACAGAATGACTGCTGAGTGGCTCGAAGTTTAATAAgtggtttgttttttatttgttttttttacaggctGTAGGAATGCCACCAATCACTCATTCTGGCCTATTTTCTGCTGCACCTGGTGCTGGAATGAAGGTAGGCCATCTTCAGCCTTGATACCTGGTGTCTATATTTACTCCTTGTCAGTTATCACGCAAGCGTTCCAGGAACCTTTCGTTGGTTATTTTTAATGTGGCTCTTCAATTCCTTTTATTTCTCTGTTTAGACTCCCATTGGTGGACAGAAGCGCCTGTTCTCCCATCTCATCCCATCTCCAGAGCCCAGTCCAGAGGGTGGCTATGTAGGTCAGCACTCTCAAGGTCTCGGGGGCCACTACGCCGACTCCTACCTAAAACGCAAGCGCATATTTTAACCAGCATTTAGGGGCTTTCTAAAATCTACCAGAAGATCCCTGAAGCTCTGATTACAATGTGTTCAGTCATTGGATGATTGGTTAAGTTTGTGTATATAATTTCAAtgtgtttgtaaatattttttgtttttatttgcctttttaatttcattttaatttttctgtAAACCCAAATATTCAACAGAAAGGAAACATGAAAGGAAAGGGTTCCCTCCCCTGTTGGTCAGAATAGTCCAGTTTTgtagacttttattttattttgagtttaTTTTTGATGTGAATTATGCAGTATAatagcctctttttttttttttttttttttttcccagctaTGCCTCCTTGTCAGTTGTGTATATAGTTGTTCAGTTGTCTAAAATGGCTCCCCCACTCTAAAGATTTACACTCATTTACTAGTGCCAAGCCTAATATTCTTGAATATTGCAGATCTGTGTATCAGATATATTAGCCGTGTATTCTGTTCAGTAAGTCacctgtctgtgtgtttttggaAAGCTCTGCTTTTTTTAgctaaaatagtttttttccccccaccatGCACCGTATTTGTGTTGCACTTCTTTTATCCCTCCATCCTATATAAGAGTCAGGGTTTTCTGAGCAGAATGTTTGTGTTGCACTGTAATTGATCATGTATATTTGTCCTAAATCATCCTCTTCTCACCTGTAATGGTGTATTTCAGCCTTGTTCAtgcttgtttttgtgttttgcctgctctcCCTCTTACTAACGTTGTTTGAGCTACACACTTTGCGGTTGCAGAGAGTTGGCATCTTTGCAGTCACATGAAGCCCCATCTTGTTGGAGAGAGTATGGTGAGCCGTTCTCCCCTCAACAGGCTGAGAGCACTGCTTAAAGCACATTATGCCTGCTGTTGCTTCTGTAAATCCCAACACAAACTCATGTCTCGCTCCTTCATATTGCCTTTCCTCTGCATTCCAGCAGAGGGAGCCAGTTAGCTTTTAAAGGGACCGTTCACACAAAAATTCACTCATTTTCCAAACcattgagggtaagtaaatagtactttttgttgaactatccctttaaggtggcACTGCTCCATATGACATTGCAGACTTAAACACCTGCTTTTTTCCGTATGTCTTTTTAAATGCGAGCCAACAGTCTGAAGCAGGCCGGACGTGTACCCCAGCGTGACATTAATTTTACCGTCATAACTGTGACTACATTTCCCCTCTTGTTTACCCAGAGGGGGGGAAGAAGCTTCTGCAGACTGGAATGTGACTGACGTATGATTGAGTACTtggtctgtctgtgtgtgtgatttattaatCTGGTTGACATTTTGATTTGTGATAACGCATTACCTCTGACTTGTACTGCGGCTTACAATGGAACCCGGAGTTACTTGTGTATTAAAAATGGCAGTCTTTACTGTAAACTCTTCCCACTGTGTGCCTTAACTACATTTAACTTTTGTTCATTTGCAGTGTACATGCTTGAGCTTGATTTATATTTCTTCTCTGGAGTCTTGAACTCGTGTTCTTGTATTTCTTCTAGTCTGTAATGATATCAAAATTGCTGCTCTTTGTGTATATATCTGAGTGAAATTGCACAGTGCAGTGTCTTGTAAATGATTTTTCATGTGCGATGTGTGGTAAGAGCTGCTGCTGTGTAAAATGAACAAGCTTTCAGATTATTCTGTTAAATGAACTCTTCATCAATCATTCTTTCCTTTTGTACAGCTCTATGCTCTGTTTTTGTGACATTTGAACAAGTAAATGTTATTTAAGTTCGCTTTAATGGAGTTTTGTGGTGAATTAAATATGCATATACTACGCTGAACAAACTGTTTAGCATCTGCTCTTAAATTCAGAGTGAAGTTCAGGAATTATTTAAACAAAGACCTATATAAAATGTGTACATATATTGTTTGAGTGATGGTTTaatataaaaatggtaaaaaataaaacaatatagcaAATATAGATATTAGCCTTTATATAAGCACTTATACATGCATATACTAATATTGCGTAAATTAATAGAGCATCTTAAAGATGAATTAAGACCACTACACAAACTATTTATTGGGGTGGAATCAAATTTTAAAGGGTTCTGTATTTTATTGAAATTTGGTGGTTTCACCTCAACACATGAAAGCTCTTCCATAGTCCAACAATGGGACAATTCCTGCATTTCCGGCATAATTGCTTAATGACTGGGCTATTGGTGTTATGCAAGAAATAAAACCTACCCTGAAAAATATTCACAAAGGGGAAAAAAGTGCTCAAGTCtcctttttaagaatttttttttaatataaagaagaattgttgatttaaaggtgtactcagtgattcctgagaaacactgatgttcgagctcaactgccaaaacaaacacacccttcCCTTCAGGGCTCAtttggaagctccgccctcgATTTATCATAATCCAtcatttttagtttatattcatcttacccttttctcttggtctgtttctcagccatttgtcctcctcgTATTTTAGAATGTTTGCATCAGATTTGCCgttgctcttctaatgaatttttcTCTCGATCTGCCACCacccccccatcctgtgcatgcGCAAGAACCatcccctgttgctgattggctggagtagtgttgtttttgtcccatttacagagccagggctgtgtataaatattagatttttttttttttttttcagcccacccacagtgGGACTGCTAGAaaactgtgaggagatatttgtgGTATCagtggtttttttttcttctttagagCAAgtggttttcctaaaaatttatgtccgcatatgtggacagcgggactaagttgtgaaattttaaataatacgagctatagaaagtccgattttttttcaaagtgtttgtttccaggagtgttggttattcatgt
This portion of the Myxocyprinus asiaticus isolate MX2 ecotype Aquarium Trade chromosome 14, UBuf_Myxa_2, whole genome shotgun sequence genome encodes:
- the LOC127452096 gene encoding ribonucleoprotein PTB-binding 1-like isoform X1, encoding MADAVSVSSAARDEKSYTGANFATNPLYKSYEQTAVPENWGFETGKHADADTGDKDSSTASDCPRRVDDELTALSPEEIASRLERTRREFYNRRKIIIKNLPADISNQEVHELLSNYDLKYCFVDRYKGTAFVTLLNGEQAQFAIKEFHQYVLRDREISVQLQPTDAMLCIANLPRAFTQQQFEELVRPFGNIERCFLVHSTTTGHSKGYGFVEYMKKDSAARAKSELLGKQLGSRMLYVHWTEVGSLTYPMLHSQCLCVDRLPQSILTAQDLHNVLTDTHAPIFCQLAQGQDCSFRRFAVLEFSTPEMAEEVQRHTDGRALGGTHIRVSFCAPGPPGRSMLAALIAAQTMALNRGKGLLPEPNAMQILTGLNNPATLKMLMASLIPGHKQGLLGAAPAVPLLANPALSAALMQLLLQNQVQQQALLGNPLLWAQVLHSKEYNLLPCAGLLSENPLASLPLQQGINMLGEFPQGGVAQSLGLQNEPLGPVKQPSLGRPLGRETDTPTTPIGFPPTSSSALQGMSMSLLGGMLGPDGPTLSGVSILGEPPKEVPQNPFLSAPSIFPSSGASTRSHPYRKRTAVGSTSNQRSNNSIHQNYSLRYQESYTPEFPPLHQDPLAHLYERQEALENAALSSYGEQQSRLAGFSDSGSPFSYPPSPPQSSYFSFGVPMSIPSTQLNKAVGMPPITHSGLFSAAPGAGMKTPIGGQKRLFSHLIPSPEPSPEGGYVGQHSQGLGGHYADSYLKRKRIF
- the LOC127452096 gene encoding ribonucleoprotein PTB-binding 1-like isoform X2, which codes for MADAVSVSSAARDEKSYTGANFATNPLYKSYEQTAVPENWGFETGKHADADTGDKDSSTASDCPRRVDDELTALSPEEIASRLERTRREFYNRRKIIIKNLPADISNQEVHELLSNYDLKYCFVDRYKGTAFVTLLNGEQAQFAIKEFHQYVLRDREISVQLQPTDAMLCIANLPRAFTQQQFEELVRPFGNIERCFLVHSTTTGHSKGYGFVEYMKKDSAARAKSELLGKQLGSRMLYVHWTEVGSLTYPMLHSQCLCVDRLPQSILTAQDLHNVLTDTHAPIFCQLAQGQDCSFRRFAVLEFSTPEMAEEVQRHTDGRALGGTHIRVSFCAPGPPGRSMLAALIAAQTMALNRGKGLLPEPNAMQILTGLNNPATLKMLMASLIPGHKQGLLGAAPAVPLLANPALSAALMQLLLQNQVQQQALLGNPLLWAQVLHSKEYNLLPCAGLLSENPLASLPLQQGINMLGEFPQGGVAQSLGLQNEPLGPVKQPSLGRPLGRETDTPTTPIGFPPTSSSALQGMSMSLLGGMLGPDGPTLSGVSILGEPPKEVPQNPFLSAPSIFPSSGASTRSHPYRKRTAVGSTSNQRSNNSIHQNYSLRYQESYTPEFPPLHQDPLAHLYERQEALENAALSSYGEQSRLAGFSDSGSPFSYPPSPPQSSYFSFGVPMSIPSTQLNKAVGMPPITHSGLFSAAPGAGMKTPIGGQKRLFSHLIPSPEPSPEGGYVGQHSQGLGGHYADSYLKRKRIF
- the LOC127452096 gene encoding ribonucleoprotein PTB-binding 1-like isoform X3, which gives rise to MADAVSVSSAARDEKSYTGANFATNPLYKSYEQTAVPENWGFETGKHADADTGDKDSSTASDCPRRVDDELTALSPEEIASRLERTRREFYNRRKIIIKNLPADISNQEVHELLSNYDLKYCFVDRYKGTAFVTLLNGEQAQFAIKEFHQYVLRDREISVQLQPTDAMLCIANLPRAFTQQQFEELVRPFGNIERCFLVHSTTTGHSKGYGFVEYMKKDSAARAKSELLGKQLGSRMLYVHWTEVGSLTYPMLHSQCLCVDRLPQSILTAQDLHNVLTDTHAPIFCQLAQGQDCSFRRFAVLEFSTPEMAEEVQRHTDGRALGGTHIRVSFCAPGPPGRSMLAALIAAQTMALNRGKGLLPEPNAMQILTGLNNPATLKMLMASLIPGHKQGLLGAAPAVPLLANPALSAALMQLLLQNQVQQAGLLSENPLASLPLQQGINMLGEFPQGGVAQSLGLQNEPLGPVKQPSLGRPLGRETDTPTTPIGFPPTSSSALQGMSMSLLGGMLGPDGPTLSGVSILGEPPKEVPQNPFLSAPSIFPSSGASTRSHPYRKRTAVGSTSNQRSNNSIHQNYSLRYQESYTPEFPPLHQDPLAHLYERQEALENAALSSYGEQQSRLAGFSDSGSPFSYPPSPPQSSYFSFGVPMSIPSTQLNKAVGMPPITHSGLFSAAPGAGMKTPIGGQKRLFSHLIPSPEPSPEGGYVGQHSQGLGGHYADSYLKRKRIF